In the Candidatus Dechloromonas phosphoritropha genome, TTGGTCGAATGGCACTCGGCGCACTGCAGGGCCCAGTTGTGGTAGACGCCCGTCCAATGCAGGGGGTCAGTATGGTCCGTCTTCTGTTTTGGATAAAGATGGAACCAGCGCTGACCGCCTTCGCTTTTCGGGCGGGAGTCCCACGCAATCGGCAGCGCCTGGTAACGTCCGCCGGGGAAGGGGATCAAATACTGTTGCAGCGGATAGAGACCGAAGGTTTGACTGACTTGGTAGTCGGTCAGTTTGCCGTCCGGGCCATCGGTGCGCACCATGAACTTGTCGCCGCGTTTGAAGAAAGTGGACTCGACGCCATCCTTCTTGAACTTCGCGTTGGCAAAGTCGCCGAGTACGCTGGTCGCCGTGGCCTCCTGCATCGCCAGTTGGTGGTGCGAACCTGACCACGCCTTGAATTCGCTCTCGTGGCAGGTCTTGCAGGTTTCGGCGCCGACGTAGGTGGGAGGAGCGCCAGGTGGCACAGCGTTTGACGCGACAACGGGAACAGCCGAAGGCGCTGAGGCAGGTGGCGACACCGCTGACGAGGAAACAAAATACAGCGTAGTGCCTGCAATAAACGTAGCGAGTAGCAGGCCGGCAACAATGAAGCGCAGAGGCCGCGGTTTCGAACCTTCAGGGCTTATCGGCATCGTGGCGGGCTTGCCCTTGGGTGTAGATCTTCGGGTCATCTTGTGCGCTTGTGGAGGTGGGCGTGTTCGAATTTTTTGTAAACAGGATTTTTATTATGGTAGGGGGCACTCCCCGAACGGAATAGTAAGTCGAATTAGCGCCGATTTCCATTCGTGTCCAGTAACCAGCACATGGCGGACCTGATTTGCGAGGTGGCCCATCGTGCGTCGAGGCCGCGCTACTGTCTGTGCTGCACCGGCCCAGTGAGGCAGCTTTGGTATGACATACCAAAGCTGCCACCCAACTACAAGGGCGACGTGCTGATGGGTTACTTCGTGTTGCGCTCCTATACTTACCGGTCGGTTCTGGCTTGGTTTAAGCGCCTTCGCGCCCTTCCTGCTTATGTCGGAATGGAAGGCATGTGGGACTAGAGACAACCCGCACTGGGCGCCGGTCCACTCGCATTGCTGCCGCTCAGTTCGAGAATTCTGTTTCCCGATTGCTGACACCGGCGAATGAGTACTATGGGTCGACTGTAGTCAGCTGGCACAACATGGCAACGCCGTAACTGATTTTTCCGTTCCACTGCACCTCAGACCCCTGTCTTGAACGAGATCGAGCGCGGAACATAGCTCGTCGTGTGGGATGCGCTGGCGCCCGACGTGGCGGCTGGTGCCACGAGTGTTGGGTCTACCCCCAAAGTGTGGATTTGTTCTGAACTTTCCTAGCGGATTGCCTCGGCAATATCGGCACTCACCTGCACGAGTGCCCGGCTTTGCGCGGCCACCAGAGGCTCATAACCGGCACCCGACACCGCTTCGCGCACCATGGTACGCCCGCTCCTGGGCAGGCCGGGTGTGGTGACCAGTGTTGCTTCGGCAGGTTTTCCGCCAGCCTTGGCGGACGTCACACTGGCTGCATGGCTTGCTGACGGCCGAATGGTCCACAGCACATCAAGGACGACCACTTCGCCGAGTCGGGCGTCAAACGACTGCACATCAATCAAGACCTGATAGTCCGCTTTCGTCTGCATGCTTTGTGCGTAGCTCCACACCCGTGTCATGCCCAGATCGTGGGCCAGATTGACCGCAATCACACGGGAAATGTCGCTCTTGAGCGAGCCGGCCCAGCGGTGGAATTCGCTCATGCTGACCTGATTGCTGCCGTTCTGCACCACCAGCAGGGCCTGGTCGACCGACTCAGGCAAACTCACCGGCCCGACAATAACGCTCGTTCCCGTGCTGGTTACGGGCGCAGATGGTGCTGGTGTGGCACTCA is a window encoding:
- a CDS encoding membrane integrity-associated transporter subunit PqiC, with protein sequence MKSCLVTVGLLALLLSACSSSPQASYYTLSATPAPSAPVTSTGTSVIVGPVSLPESVDQALLVVQNGSNQVSMSEFHRWAGSLKSDISRVIAVNLAHDLGMTRVWSYAQSMQTKADYQVLIDVQSFDARLGEVVVLDVLWTIRPSASHAASVTSAKAGGKPAEATLVTTPGLPRSGRTMVREAVSGAGYEPLVAAQSRALVQVSADIAEAIR